In Candidatus Binataceae bacterium, the genomic window GCAAAGATGACGTCGTGCTGATCTGGGGCGCCTCGGGCGGCCTCGGATGCATGGCGATCCAGATCGTGAACGCCGAGGGCGGGATCCCGGTCGGCGTCGTCGGCGACGATCGCAAGATTGATTTCTGCATGAAGCTCGGCGCCAAGGGCGTCATCAATCGCAAGAAGTACCTGCATTGGGGCATGATGCCGCACTGGAAGGACACCGACGCCTACAACAAGTGGGCGGCAGAGTGCCGCGCATTCGGCAAAGCAATCTGGGACGTTGTCGGTGAGCGCAAGAGCCCGCGCCTGGTCTTCGAGCATCCGGGTGAAGACACGATTCCGACCTCGGTGTTCGTCTGCGACACCGGCGGGATGGTCGTGATCTGCGCGGGCACCACCGGCTACAACGCGGTCGCCGATCTGCGCTACCTCTGGATGCGCCAGAAGCGTTTACAAGGCTCGCACTTCGCCAATGACGAGCAGTCATACGCGTTCAACCAGCTCGTGCTCGACGGCAAGATCGACCCGTGCCTGGCCAAGACCTACGAGTTCAAAGACATCGGCGAATGCCACCAGGCCATGCACGAAAACCGCGCCCCCGAAGGCAAGATGGTCGCGCTCGTAGGCGCCCCGAAGCTCGGCATGAAGGACATCTGATAGCGGCGCAATCTCGCTAACGACCAGTTAACATCCGTTTCGCAGCCCTTGCTCTGAAACCCCTCTCCCTGACCAGGGAGAGGTCGGCGCCGCACCGCGGCGCCGGGTGAGGGTTGGCCGAGAACTGCTCGAAAACGCTGCACACGTTGAACTTCCAGCGCTGAACCTCTCCCTCGGCCTCTCCTAGGATACGGAGAGGGGACAGAACGAATAAAGGTCGGAATAGATAACCTTTAGTTAGCGCTACGGGCGCATCGTGCGGGTGCGCGGGCCAAGTTGCGTTGGCACTATTTCGTAGGCCTGATGCACCCAGTCCACTAGCAGCGGGCGCGTGTCGCGCGGATCGATTATTTCCTCGATGCCGAATGCCTCGGCCGTGCGAAGCGGCGAGCGGACGGCGTTGAACTTTTCTTCGAGCTCGCGGCGGAGCTTCTCAGGATCGGCGCTGGCCGCGAGATCGCGCTTGTAGGCAGCTTCAATCCCGCCTTCGATCGGCAACGAGCCCCAGTCAGCCGACGGCCACGCGTATCTGAAGTTCAACCCCGTTGTGATTCCATGACCTGCGCCCGCGACGCCGAACGCTTTGCGCACCATAATCGCGACCCACGGCGTGATCGTCTGGAATACCGCGTAAAGCGCGCGCACGCCGTGACGAATCGTGCCTTGCATCTCGGCTTCGCGCCCGATGAGAAAGCCCGGCTGATCGACGAAATTCACCACCGGCAAATGGAACGTGTCGCACAGGTCAACGAACTTGACCATCTTGTCCGACGCCGCCGCATCCAGAGAGCCCGCGATGAAGTAAGGATCGTTGGCCATCACGCCGACGGGATAACCATCGAGGCGCGCAAAGCCCGTGATTAGCGACGAGCCGAAGAACTGCCCCATCTCGAAAAACGAATCGCGATCGACAATGAGCTCGACAACCTGGCGAGCGTCGTAACCCTGGCGCCGATTGCGCGGGATGATCGAGATCAGCTCTTCCTCGCGGCGATTCGGATCGTCGCTGGGCGAAGTGCGCGGCGGCAATTGCCACACGCTCTGCGGCAGATACGAAAGGAAGCGGCGGATCTGCGCGAACGCGTCCTCTTCGCTCTCGGCCTCGTTGTCCACGGCGCCGCTCTGATGCGCGTGAATCTCGGAACCGCCTAGCTCCTCCTTGGTGAGGTCTTCGCTGGTGCCCCATTTCACGACCGGAGGCCCCGCGACGAAGAGCTGGCTCGTGCCGCGCACCATCACCGAGAAATGCGAGGCTGCAACGCGCGCCGCGCCGATCCCCGCGACCGAGCCCATGCATCCCGCGATCACGGGCACTTCCGCCATCAGTTTGACCAGCAC contains:
- the ccrA gene encoding crotonyl-CoA carboxylase/reductase, translating into MSTKTIYEIGEVPPIGHVPKEMYAQVIRAERFGEPKRAFQVERIGVPELKPDEVLVYVMAAGVNFNNVWAALGSPVNVIAARQKAKYDASDFHIGGSDASGIVYAAGRDVKNVKIGDRVVIHCGTWDSDCYAARTGDDPMYDPTFKIWGYETNWGSFAQFARVQGHQCMPKASHLTWEEAAAPTLVGATAFRMLMGWPPHTVRKDDVVLIWGASGGLGCMAIQIVNAEGGIPVGVVGDDRKIDFCMKLGAKGVINRKKYLHWGMMPHWKDTDAYNKWAAECRAFGKAIWDVVGERKSPRLVFEHPGEDTIPTSVFVCDTGGMVVICAGTTGYNAVADLRYLWMRQKRLQGSHFANDEQSYAFNQLVLDGKIDPCLAKTYEFKDIGECHQAMHENRAPEGKMVALVGAPKLGMKDI
- a CDS encoding carboxyl transferase domain-containing protein; the encoded protein is MSWEKEVEEIRRREELARNMGGADNIKRQHDGGKLTVRERVEKLLDPGTFHEYGALAGSTKYEGETLASFSPANFVGGVGRINGRRVAVGGDDFTVRGGAADANVGNKRGYAELIALELRMPIIRLVDGTGGGGSVKTFETSKYTYVPANPSFDVLVKLMAEVPVIAGCMGSVAGIGAARVAASHFSVMVRGTSQLFVAGPPVVKWGTSEDLTKEELGGSEIHAHQSGAVDNEAESEEDAFAQIRRFLSYLPQSVWQLPPRTSPSDDPNRREEELISIIPRNRRQGYDARQVVELIVDRDSFFEMGQFFGSSLITGFARLDGYPVGVMANDPYFIAGSLDAAASDKMVKFVDLCDTFHLPVVNFVDQPGFLIGREAEMQGTIRHGVRALYAVFQTITPWVAIMVRKAFGVAGAGHGITTGLNFRYAWPSADWGSLPIEGGIEAAYKRDLAASADPEKLRRELEEKFNAVRSPLRTAEAFGIEEIIDPRDTRPLLVDWVHQAYEIVPTQLGPRTRTMRP